One window of the Salvelinus fontinalis isolate EN_2023a chromosome 2, ASM2944872v1, whole genome shotgun sequence genome contains the following:
- the LOC129825192 gene encoding growth factor receptor-bound protein 2-like: protein MEARGKYEFNATAEDELSFRKGDILKILGSQDEWFKAELHGQEGFVPQNYIERQTPSWFKETASRSSAEELLMSREVGGFLIRGSQSSPGEFSISVRHEFDVQHFKVMKDSKGHYFLWSEKFTSLNKLVDFYKNTSISKQRDIYLRDGSRDDQSPSAPQPLKRGSLPEERSYGAPTAATSHRRASDLPHSQQSKRPGMEERAHTIGTPGRNTPLTSLPAPQRTSETIPHPQRAVMQVKAVYDFTAEEGDELGFRAGDVIDILDHSDPSWWKGRLRGKSGLFPANYTTPL, encoded by the exons ATGGAAGCCAGAGGAAAGTACGAGTTTAATGCTACGGCTGAGGATGAGCTGAGCTTCCGAAAGGGAGACATCCTGAAA ATTCTAGGTAGTCAAGATGAGTGGTTTAAGGCAGAGCTGCATGGACAGGAAGGCTTTGTGCCCCAAAACTACATTGAGAGACAAACCCCAAG ctgGTTCAAGGAGACGGCAAGCCGCAGCTCTGCTGAGGAGCTCCTGATGTCTAGGGAGGTGGGGGGATTCCTGATCCGTGGCAGTCAGAGCTCCCCTGGAGAATTCTCCATctctgtcag ACATGAGTTTGACGTGCAGCATTTCAAAGTGATGAAGGACAGCAAAGGCCACTACTTCCTTTGGTCAGAGAAGTTCACTTCCCTCAACAAGCTGGTGGACTTCTACAAGAACACTTCCATCTCCAAGCAACGGGACATCTACCTCAGAGACGGTAGCCGGGATGACCAGAGCCCATCCGCACCCCAACCG TTGAAGAGGGGGAGTCTACCTGAGGAGAGGAGCTATGGGGCCCCTACTGCAGCCACGTCACACCGCAGGGCCTCAGACCTTCCTCACAGTCAGCAG aGTAAGAGAcctgggatggaggagagggctCACACCATAGGCACCCCTGGTAGAAACACACCCCTAACCTCTCTCCCAGCCCCCCAAAGGACATCTGAAACCATACCTCATCCACAG AGGGCAGTCATGCAGGTGAAAGCAGTGTACGACTTCACAGCGGAGGAAGGGGACGAGCTAGGCTTCCGTGCAGGTGATGTCATTGACATTTTGGATCACTCTGATCCATCATGGTGGAAAGGAAGATTGCGGGGTAAAAGTGGTCTGTTCCCTGCCAACTATACCACACCATTATGA